In one Denitratisoma sp. genomic region, the following are encoded:
- a CDS encoding phosphoadenylyl-sulfate reductase: MSLEKLPQQRIDEAVALLKRIEAGFAPAAFANSLGAEDMVLTDLIARHAPGIEMFTLDTGRLHEETYRLMQQVADRYDQPLRVYFPQPEAVQQYATAHGVNGFYEGVEQRKACCQARKVEPLGRALAGKTAWITGLRREQAVTRHDLPEREFDAAHGIEKFNPLAAWSEAEVWAYIHAYGVPYNELHARGFPSIGCAPCTRALAAGEDLRAGRWWWEDPATKECGLHPARREKEAA; this comes from the coding sequence ATGAGCCTGGAAAAGCTTCCGCAGCAGCGCATCGACGAAGCCGTCGCATTGCTCAAGCGCATCGAGGCCGGGTTCGCCCCGGCCGCTTTCGCCAACAGTCTCGGCGCCGAGGACATGGTGCTCACCGACCTGATCGCCCGCCACGCGCCCGGAATCGAGATGTTCACCCTCGATACCGGCCGACTGCACGAGGAGACCTACCGCCTGATGCAGCAGGTGGCCGACCGCTACGACCAGCCGCTGCGCGTCTACTTCCCGCAGCCGGAGGCGGTGCAGCAGTACGCCACGGCGCACGGCGTGAATGGGTTTTATGAGGGCGTCGAGCAGCGCAAGGCCTGCTGCCAGGCCCGCAAGGTCGAGCCGCTCGGCCGGGCGCTGGCGGGCAAGACGGCCTGGATCACCGGCCTGCGCCGCGAGCAGGCGGTGACGCGGCACGACCTGCCCGAGCGCGAGTTCGATGCCGCCCACGGCATCGAGAAATTCAACCCGCTCGCCGCCTGGAGCGAGGCCGAGGTGTGGGCCTATATCCATGCCTACGGCGTTCCGTATAACGAACTGCACGCGCGCGGCTTCCCCAGCATCGGCTGCGCGCCGTGCACCCGCGCGCTAGCCGCCGGCGAGGATCTCCGCGCCGGCCGCTGGTGGTGGGAGGATCCCGCCACCAAGGAATGCGGGCTGCATCCGGCCAGGCGCGAGAAGGAGGCGGCATGA
- the cysD gene encoding sulfate adenylyltransferase subunit CysD produces the protein MTDVLLQERARAAAPALDHLDWLEAEAIHILREVAGQCSNPVLLFSGGKDSICLLRLAEKAFRPGRFPFPLLHVDTGHNYPEVTAFRDKRAAELGERLIVRSVENSMARGTVVLKSPNESRNKHQSVTLLEAIAEFGFDACIGGARRDEEKARAKERVFSFRDDFGQWDPKNQRPELWSLYNARINPGENIRAFPISNWTELDVWQYIAREGLELPSIYFAHRRPVVRRNGALVPVTALTPPREGEPVEQVSVRFRTVGDITCTAPVESAADTLEKIIAETAVTTVSERGATRLDDQTSEASMEQRKKEGYF, from the coding sequence ATGACGGACGTGCTGCTGCAGGAGCGCGCCCGCGCCGCCGCGCCCGCTCTCGACCACCTCGACTGGCTGGAGGCCGAGGCCATCCACATCCTGCGCGAAGTGGCCGGCCAGTGCAGCAACCCGGTGCTGCTCTTCTCCGGCGGCAAGGACTCGATCTGCCTGCTGCGCCTGGCGGAGAAGGCCTTCCGCCCGGGCCGGTTTCCCTTTCCCCTGCTGCATGTCGACACCGGCCACAACTATCCCGAGGTGACGGCCTTCCGCGACAAGCGCGCCGCCGAGCTCGGCGAGCGCCTCATCGTGCGCTCGGTCGAGAACTCGATGGCGCGCGGCACGGTGGTGCTGAAGTCGCCCAATGAATCGCGCAACAAGCACCAGTCGGTGACGCTGCTCGAGGCCATCGCCGAGTTCGGCTTCGACGCCTGCATCGGCGGCGCCCGCCGCGACGAGGAAAAGGCCCGCGCCAAGGAACGGGTGTTCTCCTTCCGCGACGACTTCGGCCAGTGGGACCCGAAGAACCAGCGGCCGGAACTGTGGAGCCTCTACAACGCCCGCATCAATCCGGGCGAGAACATCCGCGCCTTCCCGATTTCCAACTGGACCGAGCTGGATGTCTGGCAATACATCGCCCGCGAGGGACTGGAACTGCCTTCGATCTACTTCGCCCACCGCCGCCCGGTCGTGCGCCGCAACGGCGCACTGGTGCCGGTGACGGCCCTGACGCCGCCGCGCGAAGGCGAGCCGGTCGAGCAGGTCTCGGTGCGCTTCCGCACCGTCGGCGACATCACCTGCACGGCGCCGGTGGAATCCGCCGCCGACACGTTGGAGAAGATCATCGCCGAGACCGCGGTCACCACCGTTTCCGAGCGCGGCGCCACGCGCCTGGACGACCAGACGTCCGAGGCGTCGATGGAGCAGCGCAAGAAGGAGGGTTATTTCTGA
- the cysN gene encoding sulfate adenylyltransferase subunit CysN, with product MSAREPLPQRQIEDHGLLRFLTCGSVDDGKSALIGRLLYDSKSILADTLHAIERTSRKRGLETADLSLLTDGLQAEREQGITIDVAYRYFSTGTRKYIIADAPGHEQYTRNMVTAASIADLAVILVDVRKGMLTQTRRHSYIAHLVGIPHLVVAVNKMDLVDYSQEFFDRIRQDYLRFAATLGIRDVRFIPISALAGDMVVERGDRLPWYKGPTLMELLETSPPAHNEAPKPFRFPVQYVCRPRTPEHHDFRGYMGRIESGEIAVGDEVQVLPSGRTTRVRDIRLLDRSLPQAGSERSVTLLLEDEVDVSRGDMIVSPAGTANATKLIEAMVCWLAETPLEPGHKYVVRHTTRETKALVAAIEYRQDINELKHVAGGRLEMNDIGSVTFKLAQPLFVDPYRSNRATGAFILIDEQTNNTVGAGMIV from the coding sequence ATGTCCGCCCGCGAACCCCTGCCCCAGAGGCAGATCGAGGACCATGGCCTGCTGCGCTTCCTCACCTGCGGCAGCGTCGACGACGGCAAGAGCGCGCTGATCGGACGCCTGCTCTACGACAGCAAGTCGATCCTCGCCGACACCCTGCACGCCATCGAGCGCACTTCGCGGAAGCGCGGTCTGGAGACGGCGGATCTCTCGCTCCTCACCGACGGCCTGCAGGCCGAGCGCGAGCAGGGCATTACCATCGACGTCGCCTACCGCTACTTCTCGACCGGCACGCGCAAGTACATCATCGCCGACGCGCCCGGCCACGAGCAGTACACCCGCAATATGGTCACGGCGGCGTCGATCGCCGACCTCGCCGTCATTCTCGTCGACGTGCGCAAAGGCATGCTGACGCAGACGCGGAGACACTCCTACATAGCCCACCTCGTCGGCATCCCGCACCTGGTGGTGGCCGTCAACAAGATGGACCTGGTCGATTACTCGCAGGAATTCTTCGATCGCATCCGGCAGGATTACCTGCGCTTTGCCGCGACGCTCGGCATCCGCGACGTGCGCTTCATCCCGATTTCCGCCCTCGCGGGCGACATGGTCGTCGAACGCGGCGACCGCCTACCCTGGTACAAAGGGCCGACGCTGATGGAGTTGCTCGAAACGTCACCCCCTGCACACAACGAGGCCCCAAAGCCGTTCCGCTTCCCGGTGCAATACGTCTGCCGCCCGCGCACCCCCGAGCACCACGACTTCCGGGGCTACATGGGGCGCATCGAGTCCGGCGAGATTGCCGTCGGCGACGAAGTGCAGGTTCTGCCCTCCGGCCGCACGACCCGCGTGCGCGACATCCGTCTGCTGGACCGTTCCCTGCCGCAAGCCGGCAGCGAGCGCTCGGTGACGCTGCTGCTCGAGGACGAGGTCGACGTTTCGCGCGGCGACATGATAGTCAGTCCCGCCGGCACGGCGAACGCGACGAAGCTGATCGAGGCGATGGTCTGCTGGCTGGCCGAGACGCCGCTCGAACCCGGCCACAAGTACGTCGTTCGCCACACGACGCGCGAGACAAAGGCGCTGGTGGCGGCCATCGAGTACCGGCAGGACATCAACGAACTGAAGCACGTCGCAGGCGGCCGGCTGGAAATGAACGATATCGGCAGCGTGACCTTCAAGTTGGCGCAGCCGCTGTTTGTCGACCCTTATCGATCGAACCGCGCCACCGGCGCCTTCATCCTCATCGACGAGCAGACGAACAACACCGTCGGCGCCGGCATGATTGTCTAA
- a CDS encoding D-cysteine desulfhydrase family protein — MDLSRFPHVPLAGLPTPIEPLPRLTAYLGGPRLFVKRDDLTRLGLGGNKLRKLEFLLGEARAQGADTVLTVGAMQSNHARQTAAACARLGLDCELILRRGSHATEAYLDSGNVLLDRLFGACLHVLAAHESRDAFMTTRAEVLRGEGRRPYCIPVGGSCGLGNLGYAVCAQEILAQANAEKMRFDAVVVATGSGGTQGGLVAGMKLLGGVPVIGVAVEGDRREQEALAYRQAEEALRLLGHAGTDTAAGVVVMDEFVGPGYARPTESMREALSLAARFEGLVLDPVYTGKAFAGLVALARSGRYGKDQSLLFVHTGGSPGLFGYPESL; from the coding sequence ATGGACCTGTCCCGTTTCCCGCACGTTCCCCTGGCCGGCCTGCCGACGCCGATCGAGCCGCTGCCGCGGCTCACGGCTTATCTGGGCGGGCCGCGGCTCTTCGTCAAGCGCGACGACCTGACCCGCCTCGGCCTGGGCGGCAACAAGCTGCGCAAGCTGGAGTTCCTCCTCGGCGAGGCGCGGGCGCAAGGCGCCGACACCGTACTCACGGTTGGCGCCATGCAGTCCAATCATGCGCGGCAGACTGCGGCCGCCTGCGCCCGACTGGGGCTCGATTGCGAACTGATTCTGCGCCGCGGCAGCCATGCAACGGAAGCCTATCTCGACAGCGGAAACGTGTTGCTCGATCGCCTGTTCGGCGCGTGCCTGCACGTGCTCGCAGCGCATGAAAGCCGCGACGCCTTCATGACGACGCGCGCCGAGGTGCTGCGCGGAGAGGGGCGCCGGCCCTACTGCATCCCCGTCGGCGGCAGCTGCGGCCTGGGCAACCTTGGCTATGCCGTCTGCGCTCAGGAAATCCTTGCGCAGGCAAATGCCGAAAAAATGAGGTTCGACGCGGTTGTGGTCGCCACTGGCAGTGGCGGAACGCAGGGCGGGCTGGTTGCCGGCATGAAGCTGCTTGGCGGAGTGCCAGTGATCGGCGTGGCCGTCGAGGGTGACCGGCGGGAGCAGGAAGCGCTGGCGTACAGGCAGGCGGAAGAGGCACTGCGCCTGCTCGGCCATGCAGGCACTGACACGGCCGCCGGAGTTGTCGTGATGGACGAGTTCGTCGGGCCCGGTTATGCCAGACCGACCGAATCGATGCGTGAGGCGCTCTCGCTGGCGGCCCGCTTCGAAGGACTGGTGCTTGACCCGGTCTATACCGGCAAGGCGTTCGCCGGCCTTGTCGCGCTGGCGCGCAGCGGCCGCTACGGCAAGGACCAGTCCCTGCTGTTCGTACACACCGGCGGCAGCCCCGGCCTGTTCGGCTACCCGGAAAGCCTTTAG
- the rplQ gene encoding 50S ribosomal protein L17, whose translation MRHRHGLRKLNRTSSHRLAMLRNMTNSLLLHEAIKTTLPKAKELRRVVEPMITLGKKPSLANRRLAFNRLRDRDIVTKLFDELGPRFANRNGGYLRILKFGFRQGDNAPMALVELVDRPEPTAEAPAAE comes from the coding sequence ATGCGCCACCGTCACGGTCTTCGCAAACTCAACCGCACCAGCAGCCATCGCCTGGCCATGCTGCGCAACATGACCAACTCCCTCCTGCTGCATGAGGCGATCAAGACCACGCTGCCCAAGGCCAAGGAACTGCGCCGCGTCGTCGAGCCCATGATCACGCTGGGCAAGAAGCCTTCGCTCGCCAACCGCCGTCTGGCCTTCAACCGCCTGCGCGACCGCGACATCGTCACCAAGCTGTTCGACGAGTTGGGCCCGCGCTTCGCCAACCGCAACGGCGGCTACCTGCGCATCCTGAAGTTCGGCTTCCGCCAGGGCGACAACGCGCCGATGGCGCTGGTCGAACTGGTGGATCGCCCGGAGCCGACCGCCGAGGCGCCCGCCGCGGAATAA